A region from the Phycisphaerales bacterium genome encodes:
- a CDS encoding DUF802 domain-containing protein, with the protein MKSRGAQHRAGAAATAAAAAFGVAAAALAQDPAPPEEGGPIVVGERQEQLDSFVIQRFRTALEFLYRYRTDERKRPGEPTTRETEEIIRPSVEFSTDAYIVHPNFIQLSFTGGLQLDHTTLDSTTLNLNEDTTTLDTNYDFRAFILGESSLPVTLYSRRSQTNIDRLFGPSLDSTLTEHGGIAQFVNDRAPTTIQLFHRDQQQTDAGGQTDFGVVQDTFDVHSNIRVADRQSLSLDYTLDSIRQSGAGRRAQDFIRHDATALHVLDFGDRDSLRSQLRLFDQSGDSQLRRISLDESLRLYHSETLQTRYDLFYENQSRADSNQDFLRGNFNVRHRLFGSLVTSANIGASTLNTDGFTSNEYYGDVTFDYTKKVPYGIFTASASVSENIRDNGPRGTPLRIFDESRTFNDPAPITIARQNILPGSIVITDISGLTFYDEGLDYTLMVFFDRVEIRRVVGGSIVDGQTVLIDYTIGPESANTITTTGLGFSARYSINDGFLNGLGLYMRYLQRDASIDSPRPSEFILDDSRDLIFGADYITGPLSLNAEYETYDSVVSPFDATRFEARYVHTLGRFSSLSLLGSYQMIDYPSLDNHVDLATVTASWNQQLTNQLRLNAQLVWRDERDDLQGHTQGFEQRINLNWRYRQTEIYVSGRNSIFDSSAEERLAQSVEVGFRRTF; encoded by the coding sequence ATGAAGTCGCGCGGCGCCCAGCATCGCGCCGGCGCCGCGGCCACGGCTGCTGCGGCCGCCTTTGGCGTCGCCGCCGCCGCTCTCGCGCAGGATCCCGCCCCTCCCGAAGAAGGCGGGCCCATCGTCGTCGGCGAACGCCAAGAGCAGTTGGACTCATTCGTCATCCAGCGCTTCCGCACCGCGCTCGAATTCCTCTATCGCTACCGCACCGACGAGCGCAAGCGGCCCGGCGAGCCGACGACGCGCGAGACCGAAGAGATCATCCGACCCAGTGTCGAGTTCTCCACCGACGCCTACATCGTCCACCCCAACTTCATTCAACTCTCCTTCACCGGCGGCCTGCAACTTGACCACACCACGCTCGACAGCACCACGCTCAATCTCAACGAAGACACCACCACCCTCGACACCAACTACGACTTCCGCGCCTTCATCCTCGGCGAGTCGTCGCTTCCGGTCACGCTCTACTCCCGCCGCTCGCAGACGAACATCGACCGTCTCTTCGGCCCCTCGCTCGACTCCACGCTGACCGAGCACGGCGGCATCGCGCAGTTCGTCAACGATCGCGCTCCGACCACGATCCAGTTGTTCCACCGCGATCAGCAGCAGACCGATGCGGGCGGTCAGACGGACTTCGGCGTCGTGCAGGACACCTTCGACGTCCACAGCAACATCCGCGTCGCTGACCGCCAGTCTTTGAGCCTCGACTACACGCTCGACTCCATCCGGCAGTCCGGTGCCGGCCGCCGCGCCCAGGACTTCATCCGCCACGACGCCACCGCCCTGCACGTGCTCGACTTCGGCGACCGCGACAGCCTCCGCTCGCAACTCCGCCTGTTCGACCAGAGCGGCGACTCGCAACTGCGGCGCATCAGCCTGGACGAATCGCTGCGGCTCTATCACAGCGAAACGCTCCAGACCCGCTACGACCTCTTCTACGAGAACCAGTCGCGCGCCGATTCCAACCAGGACTTCCTGCGCGGCAACTTCAACGTCCGCCACCGCCTCTTTGGCAGCCTCGTCACCAGCGCCAACATCGGCGCCTCCACCCTCAACACCGATGGCTTCACCAGCAACGAGTACTACGGCGACGTGACTTTCGACTACACGAAGAAAGTGCCCTATGGCATCTTCACCGCCTCGGCCAGCGTCAGCGAAAACATCCGCGATAACGGGCCGCGCGGCACGCCGCTGCGCATCTTTGACGAATCGCGCACCTTCAACGACCCCGCCCCCATCACCATCGCCAGGCAGAACATCCTGCCCGGATCCATCGTCATCACCGACATCAGCGGCCTCACCTTCTACGACGAAGGGCTCGACTACACCCTGATGGTGTTCTTCGACCGCGTCGAGATCCGCCGCGTGGTCGGCGGCAGCATTGTCGATGGCCAGACCGTACTCATCGACTACACCATCGGCCCCGAGTCGGCCAACACCATCACCACCACCGGCCTGGGCTTCAGCGCCCGCTACAGCATCAACGACGGCTTTCTCAATGGCCTGGGCCTGTACATGCGCTACCTGCAGCGCGATGCGAGCATCGACAGCCCGCGGCCGAGCGAGTTCATCCTCGACGACTCGCGCGACCTCATCTTCGGCGCCGACTACATCACCGGTCCGCTTTCGCTCAATGCTGAGTACGAGACCTACGACAGCGTCGTCTCCCCGTTTGACGCCACGCGCTTCGAGGCCCGGTACGTGCACACGCTGGGCCGGTTCTCCTCGCTGAGCCTGCTGGGCAGTTACCAGATGATCGACTACCCGTCGCTCGACAACCACGTCGATCTCGCCACGGTCACCGCGTCGTGGAACCAGCAGTTGACAAACCAGTTGCGCCTCAACGCTCAACTGGTCTGGCGCGATGAACGCGACGATCTCCAGGGACACACCCAGGGCTTCGAGCAGCGAATAAACTTGAACTGGCGCTACCGCCAGACGGAGATCTATGTCTCCGGACGCAACTCGATCTTCGATTCCTCAGCGGAAGAGCGGCTGGCGCAGAGCGTCGAAGTCGGCTTCCGCAGGACCTTCTGA